GACGCAAGGCTTCACCCAAATCCTTAGCACCACAGACAAAAGGAACTTGGAATTCTTTCTTGTCCACATGGAAACGGTCGTCAGCTGGCGATAAAACTTCACTCTCATCGATATAGTCAATCTCAATAGCCTCTAAAATCTGAGCTTCAACAAAATGCCCGATTCTAACCTTGGCCATCACTGGAATACTAACCGCTTCTTGGATTTCCTTAATCATCTTTGGATCGCTCATGCGGGAAACTCCACCAGCTGCACGAATATCAGCTGGAATCCGCTCCAAGGCCATCACAGCTGCCGCACCAGCAGCTTCTGCAATACGGGCCTGTTCAGGATTCTGAACGTCCATGATAACCCCACCTTTGAGCATCTGTGCCAAGTTTTTATTTAGTTCATAACGATTTTCAGTCATTTCTTTTTCCTCATCATTTATATTGGTAGCTACCATTTCATTTTAAGTTAGATTAGAATGAATCACAAGATAAAAAAAAGATAATTGTATGGGTACAGAATGATGAAAAAACTATCTGACCTTAAGTTAAGGCCAGATAGTTCATTCATTTTTATTTTTCAGCTGTAAGGGCAGCCATTGTAATGTAGTTGTATGGTTTGTTGAAGTGTGGCAAGAAGAAGAGATCTGTCAAGGCCAATTTATCAATTGTTACATGCTCTTGGATAGCAAGTGAGAACATGTGAATCCCCATGCTGATTGAAATGTCATGTGAAACCATTTGGGCACCAAGAATTTCACGGCTATCTTTGTCAAAGACAATCTTAATTGCTACTTCATGGTTGTCATGTTTCATGAATTCTGGTTTTTGAAGATCGTTAAAGCCTGTTTCAGTTGCATTATAACCAGCAGCTTTAGCTTTTTCAAGAGTCAAACCAGTTGAAACCATGTGAAGACCGTAGATTGAAATACCGTTTGAACCTTGCACACCGATTCCTTCCAATTCATGTCCACAAGCATTGTAGGCACCAACAATACCAGTACGAACAGCATTTGAAGCAAGGGCAATGTAGCTAGTGTCTTTACGAGCATTATCATAGACAGTCGCACAGTCACCAACTGCAAATACACCTGGAATTGAAGTTTCTTGTTTCTTATCTACAAGGAAGGCACCGTTGCGGAAGAGTTCAATCTTACCATCAGCAAGAGCTGTGTTTGGACGGAAACCAACTGCAAGGATAACCATATCCACATCAAAAGTTTCTTTGTCAGTAATCAAGCGTTCAACTTTACCGTCACCTTCGATTGCTTTAACAGTTTGACCAAGAGCCAAGCGGATATTGTGGTCTTCCAGGTTCTTCGCCATCATTTGTGTGAAGTCTTTGTCATAGTAACCGTTCAAGACAGTATCAACAATATCAACAAGGACAACTTCTTTTCCAAGACGTTCAAAGGCTTCAGCAAGTTCAACACCGATGTAACCACCACCAACAACGGCGATACGGTCAAGGTGTTGGCTCTTGTCAGCCAATTTGTGAATCACTTCTTCAGCGTTTTGGTACAATTTCACGAATTGTACATTTTCAAGAGTTGCTTTAAATTCGCGGTTTCCTTTAACAATTTCAACACCTTCGATTGGTGGCAAGATTGGTGTAGAACCTGTAGCGAAAATCAATTTTTCATATGATTCTTTGTGCTCTTTTCCTTCAACTTCCGCTGTAACTACTTTGTTATCATAGTCGATTGAAAGAACTGGTGAGTTCATGTAGACTTTAGCACCTTTAGCTTCCAATTTTTCTTTATCAGAATAGAACAAGCCTTCAGCACCGTCAATTTGTTCACCAATCCAGAGGGCCATTCCACATCCTAGGAAAGAGATGTTAGAGTTTTGGTCAAATACAACGATTTCGTTCTCATTTCCAAAATTATCCAACATAGTATTAATACATGCTGTACCAGCGTGGTTAGCACCGACTACAACGATCTTACTCATAAAAAATTTCCTACCTTCATTCTAAATTTACCCTACTAGTATAACATTTACTGTTAGCGTTTACAAGAGTTTGGCCGATTTTTCCTATTTTTTTGTAAAAAATTGTAAATAATCTGTATCTTAACACGGATTCTTGCAATTTTTCTTCATTTCCTGAGCATATTTCTTGACATCTTTACAAATTTTATTTGTGAAAACGCTGACTTTATGGTATGCTAGTATCATGGAAAGAAAATGTAAGGGGTTCATTTTTCATAAATTTACTATATTTCAACCTTCTTTTCATAAGAGAAAGGAGTTGGTAGCTTGCCTCTTAGTTCACATTCTGAACGCCTAATGGGAACCACTATCACTATTTCATTAGTGGATGAGCGAGCAGATATCTTGCTCCAGAAATCCTTTGATTTACTCAGAGAGTTTGAATACCGCTTCAACGCCAATAGCCAAGAATCTGAGTTGATGGAAATCAATCATCAAGCTGGAATAGCCCCCGTCAAGGTTCATCCAGACCTGTTTGAACTGATTTCACTTGGGTTAGAGCATAGCCTAGCGCCCTCTAGCCATCTCAACATCAGCATTGGTCCCTTAATTCAAACCTGGCGTATCGGTTTTTCAGATGCCAAAGTTGCCCAACCTCAAGAAATTGAATCGGTGCTCCCTTTAATCAATCCTCATTCTATCGAGTTAGATTCTTCTACTTCCACTGTGTTTTTAAAACAGAAAGGAATGAAGATCGATCTAGGTTGTTTAGCCAAAGGATACAGTGCGGATAAGGTTGCCCAATTTCTTAGGAAAGAGGGTGTGACTTCTGCCCTGATTAATCTGGGAGGGAATATCCTGACCATTGGAAAAAATCAGGCAAGAGGGAATCAACCTTGGCAAATCGGGATTCAAGACCCCGCCAATCCGAGGGGAAATCACTTAATGACCATCCCTGTTGTCAATCAATCTGTCGTGACTTCAGGCATTTATGAACGTCACCTGACCGTCGATGGACAAGATTACCATCACATTTTTGACAGCCATACAGGATATCCTGTTGAAACAGAACTCGCTAGTCTCACAATCATCTCT
Above is a genomic segment from Streptococcus sp. SN-1 containing:
- the nox gene encoding H2O-forming NADH oxidase codes for the protein MSKIVVVGANHAGTACINTMLDNFGNENEIVVFDQNSNISFLGCGMALWIGEQIDGAEGLFYSDKEKLEAKGAKVYMNSPVLSIDYDNKVVTAEVEGKEHKESYEKLIFATGSTPILPPIEGVEIVKGNREFKATLENVQFVKLYQNAEEVIHKLADKSQHLDRIAVVGGGYIGVELAEAFERLGKEVVLVDIVDTVLNGYYDKDFTQMMAKNLEDHNIRLALGQTVKAIEGDGKVERLITDKETFDVDMVILAVGFRPNTALADGKIELFRNGAFLVDKKQETSIPGVFAVGDCATVYDNARKDTSYIALASNAVRTGIVGAYNACGHELEGIGVQGSNGISIYGLHMVSTGLTLEKAKAAGYNATETGFNDLQKPEFMKHDNHEVAIKIVFDKDSREILGAQMVSHDISISMGIHMFSLAIQEHVTIDKLALTDLFFLPHFNKPYNYITMAALTAEK
- a CDS encoding FAD:protein FMN transferase, coding for MPLSSHSERLMGTTITISLVDERADILLQKSFDLLREFEYRFNANSQESELMEINHQAGIAPVKVHPDLFELISLGLEHSLAPSSHLNISIGPLIQTWRIGFSDAKVAQPQEIESVLPLINPHSIELDSSTSTVFLKQKGMKIDLGCLAKGYSADKVAQFLRKEGVTSALINLGGNILTIGKNQARGNQPWQIGIQDPANPRGNHLMTIPVVNQSVVTSGIYERHLTVDGQDYHHIFDSHTGYPVETELASLTIISDKSVDGEIWTTRLFGERPASILWQVESLEGIEAILIDKEGHLSCSSGIPTL